In Salmo trutta chromosome 37, fSalTru1.1, whole genome shotgun sequence, the following proteins share a genomic window:
- the LOC115177016 gene encoding tetraspanin-13 — protein MVCGGFVCTKNSLCALNILYVMVSLLLIGVAAWGKWFGLVSSIRLVAGVIGVGIFLLFVAFVGVCGALMHHQVLLFFYMIILFLVFMVQLSVSAACLAINNEQQKELLEVGWNKSEATQKDVERTLNCCGFFHPNYNGTCDADCFSNPLSCNPCAPIIQSHAEEVLRFVGGIGCFFSFTEILGVWLTHRYRNQKDSRPNSGAFL, from the exons ATGGTTTGCGGAGGATTTGTTTGCACGAAGAATTCCCTATGCGCTCTGAACATACTTTATGTT ATGGTGAGCTTGTTGCTGATTGGAGTAGCTGCTTGGGGGAAATGGTTTGGCCTGGTCTCCAGTATTCGGTTGGTGGCTGGAGTCATTGGCGTGGGCATCTTCCTGTTATTTGTGGCCTTCGTGGGCGTCTGTGGAGCTCTGATGCACCACCAGGTCCTGCTGTTCTTT TACATGATTATCCTTTTCCTGGTGTTCATGGTGCAGCTGTCAGTGTCTGCCGCATGTCTGGCTATCAATAATGAGCAGCAG aaAGAACTCCTAGAGGTGGGCTGGAACAAGTCCGAGGCCACTCAGAAGGATGTGGAGAGAACTCTAAACTGCTGTGGCTTCTTCCATCCAAACTATAATGGCACCTGTGATGCG gactgtttctccaACCCATTATCCTGCAACCCTTGTGCTCCAATCATCCAAAGTCATGCTGAGGAGGTTTTGCGCTTTGTGGGTGGGATTGGATGCTTCTTCAGCTTCACAGAG ATCTTGGGAGTGtggctaacacacagatacagaaaTCAGAAGGATTCCCGTCCAAACTCTGGTGCATTTCTATAA
- the LOC115177018 gene encoding large proline-rich protein BAG6, whose protein sequence is MEEPGADIEVTVKTLDSQSRSYTVGGQLTVKEFKEHIATSVGIPVDKQRLIYQGRVLQDERTLTEYNVGGKVIHLVERAPPQPSQPGSGSGVAEAGATPSSTTSQGTSQVPPQDRNANSYVMLGTFNLPVNVMDPQQIQMSVQQMMSGLGENARNARVSTSTGSNGSMNVHIDMDQSVQSEPRLRLLLAENLLRDTNALIERMEGQPSGTSAQPDSAAAAPPPSSSSTPSPSTQPMDTSPPPSTSPPSFSSSTQTEGAAQAGPNHPSPAELVEMLSELRRVEERLQPFVQRTHTILESATTAEYANTEREEDQRILNLVGEALRLLGNALVALSDLRCNLLSPTPRHLHVIRPMSHYTSPVSMPGAVHHHIPLHMNLGATVTMASNGRPATEEQAQPSQAAGQSDQPGQGQTSPSQPPLSNQQAGQGQPGPRVIRISHQTMPVVMMQMNTDDSGVPQAAGQPNAAGMGQPGFQMPPGVQMNPDFMQSIVQQIAQYTEAVAAATGGAIPGQPLQPTPPGSTATSSTTGPNTPTTTPTAPPPPSPGAPQARVVFTRPTFAPRVPPPAFGTRGATINLRASVPPMMGQQPGQPFPPAALNQMISGLVGQLLMPGQMAGQTATSSASHTFSSASHTFSSSSSNSSSSSSGPIPTPAPAPGTTVPPGQSGAIPTMPQGAPPDLAQLLGSLLGTAGTVPGAMGPSITVAMPGVPAFVQGVSDFMQASGPVFPPPPNGAPQPPASGTPTPPPGTTPNPPTGDGAGAQGEALNPELFTGIVQGVLSTMMGSLGSPQSNTESIAQFIQRLSETSNIFTPSTGDAMGFFGDLLTLVCQNFSMVDLVLLLHGQNQPLGRIQTQLSQFFTQHYLNGSEPTDHNVAAAADGLINELEEYITESFSSVAVLEGVNITQTNLSFFRQQLTRIATHILHCTDNTFGPQLLQMCNQGLFECLALNLYCLRGEQSALTSVINHRIRTLSTDMNPSLVNWLTSMMTMRLQVILEHIPVTEDQILHYAVHTQQGEASNAQEPQRAQIIEMEDTHSPAPTAEEAMASSQETRAESRETGATGGAAPLGGAMAAAEASRREEPGRETEAWAAAVPAEWVPIIRHDLITQRKMKAQPPMSDAYLHGMPAKRRKTGQGDGALLSLSDAVSRAARTAEVRPVTSPDNLQEELDSPELQEAYAEQVKKDIKKRVREDPDFSSQQFPNTHRAFSSDS, encoded by the exons ATGGAGGAACCGGGTGCTGATATAGAGGTGACTGTCAAAACTTTGGACTCCCAGAGCCGAAGTTACACTGTAGGCGGACAG TTGACAGTGAAAGAGTTCAAGGAGCACATTGCCACTTCAGTTGGGATTCCTGTGGACAAACAGAGGCTGATCTACCAGGGCCGAGTCCTGCAGGATGAGAGGACCCTGACAGAGTACA ACGTTGGTGGAAAAGTAATCCACCTGGTGGAGCGGGCCCCCCCTCAGCCCTCCCAgccaggctcggggtcaggggtAGCGGAGGCCGGAGCGACGCcctcctctaccacctcccagGGAACGTCCCAAGTGCCCCCACAGGACCGCAACGCCAACAGCTATGTCATGCTGGGGACCTTCAACCTCCCGGTTAACGTCATGGACCCTCAGCAGATCCAG ATGTCAGTCCAGCAAATGATGTCAGGCTTGGGAGAGAATGCAAGGAATGCCAGAGTCAGCACCAGCACCGGG AGCAATGGTTCCATGAATGTGCACATTGATATGGACCAATCGGTTCAGAGTGAGCCCAGGCTGAGACTGCTATTGGCTGAGAACTTGCTGAGGGACACCAATGCTCTCATCGAGAGGATGGAG GGTCAACCAAGCGGCACCTCAGCCCAACCGgattctgctgctgctgcacctcctccctcttcctcctccactccctctccctccacccagcccATGGACACATCTCCACCTCCATCTACTTcccctccatccttctcttcctccactCAAACAGAGGGTGCCGCCCAAGCTGGACCCAA TCACCCCAGCCCAGCAGAGCTGGTGGAGATGCTGTCAGAgctgaggagggtggaggagagacttCAGCCATTCGtccagagaacacacactatCCTAGAGTCTGCTACCACCGCAGAATACGCCAACACT gaaagagaggaggaccagcGGATTCTCAACCTGGTGGGGGAGGCCCTCCGTCTCCTGGGCAATGCCCTGGTTGCCCTTAGCGACCTGCGCTGCAACCTGCTGAGCCCCACCCCACGCCACCTACACGTGATTCGGCCAATGTCTCACTACACCTCCCCAGTCTCCATGCCTGGAGCCGTGCACCATCACATCCCGCTACAT ATGAACCTGGGAGCCACGGTCACAATGGCGTCCAATGGCAGACCAGCTACAGAGGAACAGGCCCAGCCCAGTCAGGCCGCCGGCCAATCGGACCAGCCAGGTCAGGGACAGACCTCCCCTTCACAGCCTCCCCTGTCCAATCAGCAGGCTGGACAGGGACAGCCCGGCCCCCGGGTCATCAGGATCAGCCACCAGACAATGCCGGTGGTCATGATGCAGATGAACACGGACG ACTCTGGTGTTCCTCAGGCAGCTGGACAGCCAAACGCTGCAGGAATGGGTCAGCCAG GCTTCCAGATGCCCCCCGGTGTTCAGATGAACCCAGACTTCATGCAGTCCATCGTGCAGCAGATCGCCCAGTACACAGAGGCTGTGGCTGCTGCCACCGGGGGCGCCATCCCTGGCCAACCCCTCCAGCCTACCCCCCCAGGCTCCACCGCTACCTCTTCCACCACTGGCCCTAACACACCCACCACCACTCCCACGGCTCCCCCTCCGCCTTCTCCTGGGGCACCCCAGGCCAGGGTGGTGTTCACCCGGCCCACCTTTGCCCCCAGGGTCCCTCCACCCGCCTTTGGCACGCGGGGGGCCACCATCAACCTTAGAGCTAGCGTGCCCCCCATGATGGGTCAGCAACCAGGACAG CCCTTCCCTCCTGCTGCCCTCAATCAGATGATCAGTGGACTGGTGGGACAACTCCTGATGCCTGGACAGATGG CTGGTCAAACAGCCACCTCCTCTGCCTCTCATACCTTCTCCTCAGCTTCTCATaccttctcctcatcctcctcgaactcttcttcttcctcctctggcCCTATCCCCACCCCTGCTCCTGCTCCTGGCACCACTGTTCCCCCAGGCCAGTCCGGAGCCATCCCCACCATGCCCCAGGGAGCTCCCCCTGACCTGGCCCAGCTCCTGGGCTCTCTCCTGGGGACAGCGGGGACAGTTCCTGGGGCCATGGGACCCTCCATCACTGTGGCCATGCCTGGAGTGCCTGCCTTCGTCCAGGGAGTGTCTGACTTCATGCAG GCCTCCGGACCAGTCTTCCCACCACCCCCCAACGGTGCCCCCCAGCCCCCTGCCTCTGGcacccccacccctccacccGGGACCACCCCTAACCCTCCCACGGGGGACGGTGCTGGGGCCCAGGGAGAGGCCCTGAATCCGGAGTTGTTCACTGGGATTGTACAGGGGGTTCTGTCCACCATGATGGGCTCCCTGGGCTCTCCTCAGAGCAACACTGAGAGCATCGCCCAGTTCATCCAGAGGCTCTCCGAGACCAGCAACATCTTCACACCCAGCACAGGGGACGCCATGG gtTTCTTTGGAGATCTACTGACCCTAGTGTGTCAGAACTTCTCCATGGTGGACCTGGTCTTGCTGCTCCACGGCCAGAACCAGCCCCTGGGCCGCATCCAGACCCAGCTATCTCAGTTCTTCACCCAGCATTACCTCAACGGGAGCGAACCCACCGACCACAATGTCGCT GCTGCTGCTGATGGTCTCATCAATGAACTTGAGGAGTATATTACCGAGAGCTTT TCTTCAGTGGCAGTGTTGGAGGGTGTCAACATCACTCAGACCAACCTGTCCTTCTTCAGACAGCAGTTAACGCGTATCGCCACACACATACTCCACTGCACAG ACAACACGTTTGGGCCGCAGCTGCTGCAGATGTGCAACCAGGGGCTGTTTGAGTGTCTGGCCCTCAACCTGTACTGtctgagaggagagcagagtgccCTCACTTCTGTCATTAACCACCGCata AGGACGTTGTCGACTGACATGAACCCCAGCCTGGTGAACTGGCTGACCAGTATGATGACCATGAGGCTGCAGGTCATCCTGGAGCACATCCCCGTCACAGAGGACCAGATACTGCATTATGCCGTCCACACACAGCAG GGGGAGGCTTCTAATGCACAGGAGCCTCAACGTGCCCAGATCATAGAG ATGGAGGACACCCACTCCCCAGCCCCCACAGCTGAGGAAGCCATGGCGTCGTCACAGGAGACTAGGGCAGAGTCTAGGGAAACTGGAGCCACCGGAGGGGCTGCGCCATTGGGTGGCGCCATGGCAGCAGCTGAAGCCAGCAGGAGGGAGGAGCCTGGTAGAGAGACCGAGGCCTGGGCTGCTGCCGTCCCTGCT GAGTGGGTACCCATCATCAGACATGACCTGATCACCCAGAGGAAGATGAAGGCCCAGCCTCCCATGTCTGACGCCTATTTACATGGGATGCCTGCCAAACGCAGGAAG acaggacagggggacggcgctcttctctccctctccgacGCAGTGAGCAGGGCGGCAAGGACGGCCGAAGTCAGGCCGGTCACTTCCCCAGACAACCTGCAGGAGGAGCTTGACAGCCCTGAGCTCCAGGAGGCCTATGCAGAGCAG GTGAAGAAAGACATAAAGAAGCGAGTGAGAGAGGACCCTGACTTCAGCTCTCAGCAGTTCCCCAACACACACAGAGCGTTTTCATCAGACTCCTAA